One stretch of Streptomyces sp. R21 DNA includes these proteins:
- the crcB gene encoding fluoride efflux transporter CrcB — protein sequence MNWLLVVAGAMVGAPLRYLTDRAVQSRHDSLFPWGTFAVNVTGCLILGLLTGAVAEGAAGSHLQLLLGTGLCGALTTYSTFSYETLRLTETGAGLYAAANVVGSVVVGLGAAFVGVSAAQALWA from the coding sequence GTGAACTGGCTGTTGGTCGTCGCGGGCGCCATGGTCGGCGCCCCGCTGCGCTACCTCACCGACCGCGCGGTGCAGTCCCGGCACGACTCGCTCTTCCCCTGGGGAACGTTCGCGGTGAACGTCACCGGCTGCCTGATCCTCGGCCTGCTGACCGGCGCGGTGGCCGAGGGCGCCGCCGGTTCCCATCTCCAGCTCCTCCTCGGCACCGGCCTGTGCGGGGCCCTGACGACGTACTCGACCTTCTCGTACGAGACCCTGCGGCTGACCGAGACCGGCGCGGGGCTCTACGCTGCCGCCAACGTCGTCGGGAGTGTGGTGGTGGGCCTCGGCGCCGCATTTGTCGGGGTGTCGGCGGCCCAGGCCCTCTGGGCGTAG
- the crcB gene encoding fluoride efflux transporter CrcB yields the protein MTVPHPDRVDDIAHSGAAPRPTARRTPGWRGQAPIVAAVALGGGVGASARYGAAQLWPVQTGGFPWTTFWVNVVGCAVIGVFMVVITDVWAAHRLVRPFFGTGVLGGFTTFSTYAVDIQKLVDTGHPRTGLAYLAATLLAALAAVWLAVTAARRVLKWRQS from the coding sequence ATGACGGTCCCGCACCCCGACAGGGTCGACGACATCGCGCACTCCGGGGCGGCTCCCCGCCCGACAGCCCGGCGCACTCCTGGATGGCGAGGCCAGGCGCCGATCGTGGCCGCCGTCGCGCTCGGCGGCGGAGTGGGGGCCTCGGCCCGGTACGGGGCGGCGCAGCTCTGGCCGGTGCAGACAGGCGGGTTTCCCTGGACCACGTTCTGGGTGAACGTGGTCGGCTGCGCGGTGATCGGCGTTTTCATGGTCGTCATCACCGACGTCTGGGCGGCCCACCGGCTGGTGCGGCCCTTCTTCGGCACCGGGGTGCTCGGCGGCTTCACCACCTTCTCGACGTACGCCGTCGACATCCAGAAACTGGTCGACACGGGCCATCCGCGCACCGGGCTCGCCTATCTCGCCGCGACCCTGCTCGCGGCGCTCGCGGCGGTGTGGCTCGCGGTGACGGCGGCCCGCCGCGTCCTGAAGTGGAGGCAGTCATGA
- a CDS encoding DUF190 domain-containing protein produces MTRLTGSALRVTVFIGENDTWHHKPLYSEIVHRAHAAGLAGASVFRGIEGFGASSLIHTSRLLSLSEDLPVAIVIVDTEERVRAFLPQLDELVGEGLVILDDCEVIRYIGREDSPGKTDTKGKKSL; encoded by the coding sequence ATGACGAGGTTGACCGGCAGCGCCCTGCGCGTGACCGTCTTCATCGGCGAGAACGACACCTGGCACCACAAGCCGCTCTACTCCGAGATCGTGCACCGCGCCCACGCGGCGGGCCTCGCCGGCGCCAGCGTGTTCCGCGGCATCGAGGGCTTCGGCGCCTCCTCCCTGATCCACACCTCGCGGCTGCTGTCCCTCAGTGAGGACCTGCCCGTCGCGATCGTGATCGTCGACACCGAGGAGCGCGTGCGCGCCTTCCTGCCGCAGCTCGACGAGCTCGTCGGCGAGGGCCTGGTCATCCTCGACGACTGCGAGGTCATCAGGTATATCGGCCGCGAAGACAGCCCCGGCAAAACGGACACGAAGGGTAAGAAGTCGTTGTGA
- a CDS encoding cysteine hydrolase family protein: protein MNRALIVIDVQESFRARKQWEQIANPKIADPVNRLVRLARESGDLVVWVLHNEPGTDNVFDPAQGHVRLLEELEQPLPGEPVLHKTSHNAFTTTNLQQRLTEAGVRELSVCGIRTEQCVETTTRLGSDLGYRMTFVTDATTTNPIGDLGADAIIERTEAVLRDRFARIATVAELEAERGASQA, encoded by the coding sequence ATGAACCGAGCGCTGATCGTCATCGATGTCCAGGAATCCTTCCGTGCCCGCAAGCAGTGGGAGCAGATCGCCAACCCGAAGATCGCGGACCCGGTCAACCGGCTGGTCCGTCTCGCCCGCGAGAGCGGCGACCTGGTGGTGTGGGTCCTGCACAACGAGCCCGGCACCGACAACGTGTTCGACCCGGCCCAGGGGCACGTACGGCTGCTGGAGGAGTTGGAGCAGCCGCTGCCCGGCGAGCCGGTCCTGCACAAGACGTCCCACAACGCCTTCACCACCACCAACCTGCAGCAGCGGCTGACCGAGGCCGGCGTACGCGAGCTGTCGGTCTGCGGCATCCGCACCGAGCAGTGCGTGGAGACCACCACCCGGCTCGGCAGCGACCTCGGCTACCGGATGACCTTCGTGACCGACGCGACGACCACCAACCCGATCGGCGACCTCGGCGCGGATGCGATCATCGAGCGCACCGAGGCGGTCCTGCGCGACCGCTTCGCACGGATCGCCACGGTGGCCGAACTGGAGGCGGAGAGGGGAGCATCCCAGGCGTGA
- a CDS encoding SMP-30/gluconolactonase/LRE family protein, with protein MAHLSATHRPAALEPRRLVGIGGHGPEDVVADARGRVLTGVDDGRILRLDGIADPDRTRVETLADTGGRPLGLELLPDGDLLVCDALRGLLRISLGDAAVRVLADSVDGQALRFCSNVVALSDGTVYFTVSSRSYPLEQWIGDLVEHTASGRLLRLAPGEKEPEVLLEGLQFANGLAPAADESFLVVAETGTRRLTRYWLTGPTAGRSEVFADDLPGQPDNLWRSPGGPIWVALAGPRVPPLELLHRRGPALRAAAARVAVRAPFRPPGLAAVLAVDDEGRTVHHLERRRSPFRMVTSVCEADGHLVLGSLWERGIAVCDLPTSTG; from the coding sequence ATGGCTCACCTAAGCGCGACCCACCGCCCTGCGGCCCTCGAACCCCGTCGTCTCGTCGGGATCGGCGGACACGGCCCCGAGGACGTCGTCGCCGACGCACGCGGCCGGGTGCTGACCGGCGTCGACGACGGCCGTATCCTGCGCCTGGACGGCATCGCGGACCCCGACCGCACCCGGGTCGAGACGCTCGCAGACACCGGCGGCAGGCCCCTGGGGCTCGAACTCCTGCCGGACGGCGACCTGTTGGTCTGCGACGCGCTCCGGGGCCTGCTGCGGATCTCGCTCGGCGACGCCGCCGTACGTGTCCTCGCCGACTCGGTGGACGGACAGGCGTTGCGGTTCTGCAGCAACGTGGTCGCACTGTCGGACGGGACCGTCTACTTCACGGTCTCCAGCCGGAGTTACCCCTTGGAGCAGTGGATCGGCGATCTGGTCGAGCACACCGCGAGCGGTCGGCTGCTGCGCCTGGCACCCGGCGAGAAGGAACCCGAAGTGCTCCTGGAGGGACTGCAGTTCGCCAACGGACTCGCTCCGGCGGCCGACGAGTCCTTCCTCGTCGTCGCCGAGACCGGCACCCGGCGCCTCACCCGCTACTGGCTCACCGGGCCGACGGCGGGCCGCAGCGAGGTCTTCGCCGACGATCTGCCGGGGCAGCCGGACAACCTGTGGCGCAGCCCGGGCGGACCGATCTGGGTGGCGCTCGCCGGGCCCCGTGTGCCCCCGCTGGAGCTCCTGCACCGCCGCGGCCCGGCCCTGCGCGCAGCCGCCGCCCGGGTGGCCGTGCGGGCACCGTTCCGCCCGCCGGGCCTCGCCGCCGTCCTGGCCGTCGACGACGAGGGCCGCACCGTCCACCATCTGGAGCGCCGGCGCTCCCCGTTCCGTATGGTCACCAGCGTCTGCGAGGCCGACGGGCACCTGGTCCTGGGCAGCCTCTGGGAGCGCGGCATCGCGGTGTGCGACCTGCCCACGTCCACCGGCTGA